The Miscanthus floridulus cultivar M001 chromosome 6, ASM1932011v1, whole genome shotgun sequence genomic interval gcacacatgacgcaccagggggctagggaagaggatgtcctAGAAGCACGGATTCAtagaggagaggcacatgtacaagaaacatggcagagaccgagagtctaatcttgagcgccaagtgaaggctctagttgaaaagatgttggtggagaaaggaTTGTCTACGATGGAGCCATAGACACCAATGGGGCCGCCCGGACAACTGgcggtagttggcagccctccggatgttcccaacagtcaaggttccaatgcaactggaacccccgtcgatcgcatacgggcgcCAACCAGTTGCAAATTAGTGGTTCCGATGGGTAGGCAAAACGtgatcattgaggtggcaacgggcgtggcacatcctccgggtggcacgtggcacaatagggacatcccgcaggactacactcgggtcgaggtgcataccgtgaagcccgagttcatgacttggaagatagaacaccctactcccgaggggctcgtgttactcggagacgtcatgaaccagttcatcctctggcatagACGGGACATTGTATTGACCGAGACTTCACCAACTCCGACTGAAGTTCATCCTCTAGAGCGACCCGTCGAGGAAGGGGAGGTATACTCAccggcccatgaccatgaccaccacacgctagagacttctccaccttgtaccgagcaagggcatgatgacatgccacatccttctccacctcgtatcgagcatgggcatgatgacatgccacgcccttctccagctcgtaccgagcaaaggcatgatgagatgcaacatccttctcaacaagcgcagccgatacatgaacaacaagtgtctcatgaatagcaattgcctcgtgaacagccgatacgtgaagaacaagtggcccctggagcaggtgatgcacaagttgacaaggacttgcccgaatgggaagctcgaaacaaaatcccaatcaagataaggccatcgtatgtgggcattaatgacatctcgtcggtgcacaagtggatggcccatgaccagttcaaggctaagaaccaagtaaaagagttcagagcaccagcttctgaggagggcaccactagcaaaTTGCACAAAAGGTTTAACAAGTATCCAgctgttgataacctcaaatggtcaaatgattgcccgaataaatatgaaaaaggcaagaacttcctaccaaaccgagtcatacagtgcttgccacgtggaatgagaaagttccacgattggtacttgcgtgctcagataacagatttagaaatcttagaagcatggatccctgccggcacatttggagccccaggtgggcaaattgccgttgagtttaaggatatccaggcatgcttcctcctcggacgaatggaaatgaatctaattcgcatatggtgcctgtaagtccttgccctctcgatatgatatgaatgtaatcttttaattttgttgtaactaacccacgccgtgatttgtagaatgcaaacggactttgtgaaaaagaggccagctctgaaacacgggtatatagacccttcacctatagcatcaacaaattttaattaccctaaagagtggaaactagattgcaaagaactaagagctggaaagacacttaaggagaaagaggacatcaggaagaagaaaatattggaagagtccctcaaggttgcggcatacattgccctatgttttaaaaatcttcaacaacacgataatatatggataccataccacttcaagtaagttcgactgtatacttagctttgttcaatatactttgttcgatgcaaaagagcttatgtgttccttctatgactaaattcatgcagcgatcactggatttgcataggcgtctggctctcacatagTATGGCttgggtctttgattcagcggatttctcagtcgagacatacaaagacttcatagcgattgtcaagacgtatacatattgacaatccttattttagctactatgtttgtatacatacttgtaaggttcaatgtgggatactaacaagttgcatttgttaaaaccattggaacagggcattcagacactatgtccaggaacataaggggaggcatcatccaaaaaggaaggaaaagttgtatgtcaaaactctatgtgcggtaagtgttatttactttggtactccatatattacgtgtctgttaatagcattacttaacatctccatatgcaaaacacacagtgccctaagcagaagcctgggagtctacattgtggatactacacatgtattatgatgagtaccatcggtggctacaacagaaaccccaatctggtaagtttgaacctctttgctggtagtatgaaaagttcgcatatgttgtgatatagtaaacctaaacttgttctcttgtagttggagaaagataaagacacgaaaaggaacccatacaaggatgacgagctcttagagatggtcggcgacctttgtaactttataatggaccagattgtatatcataaaggcacttaccatcatcttctttccgacttaggtagtaatcctctataccaacacctttgggagactgataggctagccctaggccgttgatgacaatgtggacttgtggtatggtttggatcagactttggaacacagtgtttgtggatgtatatatgtatatttgtggcggtcagattcgaatttgaattatatatatatatatatatatatatatatatatatgtatgtatatatatggtcatatttgaatttgaattttttttttgctgaaaaattcactgtaggggcggttcttgattgaaccgcccttacaaatacacacagcaggggcggctggtgatacagtcgcccttacagaagtccactacaggggcggctgatattaccagccgcccttacagagggcactgtaggggcggctgaaaacaccagccgcccctacagagggcactgcaggggcggtcaggaaaccgtccctacagaggcaccctctgtaggaacaccctgggaagggcggctagcgcagccgcccctacagaggctctagagccgcccctacagtaacattctgtagtagtgagtgCAGAGCATGCACGATCGCTTTcccgtgggccgtgggccgtgcGCCGTAGCCCCGTTCACGCAGGCATGGCACCACGACGTTGGAGACGAAGGCGTGTATCGGTCGGTGGGGAGCCGGGCCGGCCATGGCAACTGCAGCAGGCCACGTGCTTGACCCCGCACTGCATGGAAACCTTTTTTTTTACAAGGACGCATGGATGAACGAACTCCCATCAATTTGTCACGTGAGTGGTATTAGCAaccgattttttttaatttagccCTTTTTCTATTAAAAATTCACATTTACTTGACGTCAAAAACCCATCTTTGGACCTTAAGCTCGGCGCCGTGGCCTACGGTGCTCATGTTACGGTGCTCAGGTAACATGTCTCGACGCCATAGGCTATGGCGCCGAGATTTGAGGTCAAATTGGCGTGGCTGGCGATGTGGCGCTGCCATAGCTAGATGTTAGCGCCATGAATCCATCAAgatacatgcatgcatatgtgcgtTGGGGTGCATGTAGCAACGTAGACTAACAAAGATACTTCGAAAATTTATCTAGGTAAGGGAACCAGTGCCCACTACGGTCGTGATGATGCTTCACTGTGATGCTTTGCAGTTCGGATGATCAATGTCAACTAATTATAATAGATACGAGAGCTTCTACTGGAAAATAAGCACTAAAATGAATCCATCAAAATTCAGACAATTTCAAGCAAGGCAACGTAACATAgtgcatgattttaaaaaatcttaagcaagtttcataatttttcaagttaaaatgaattttctatgagTTTTCAAGATTAaaccaagtttaggatttttaattgcaCGATCTTTCCATGTAAAAATTTATTTgaatcaattttttattttttagtaatttttagaatttttttataaaaatatttgtaGTCCGATTTAGCTGAGCAAAACCATCATCAAAACCGCTAGAGTACAAAAGTGAACGGTTTTTAAAAGTTAAGGGAGTTAAGAAAAAACTGGTTTTATTTGTAGATAAGAGAAGAAAATCAAACGATCAAGATAGTTTTTTTTAACAGAAACGATCGAGATGGTTGAATGAGGTAAATTAGACTTCTTCCCTTAACTTCCATTATTTGTGCCGTCGCATGTGGGCGGAGAGGCCTAGAGGCACACCGGCCATGGTCAAACAAATGGCCCAACACGCCTCTCTTGAGCATCTTACTCTGTTTCTGcttcttttcttctctctctctctttctgctCCCGACGTTTTCGTTTATGCGCTTGCATTTGCATCTACAACTAGCTTTTTATCCGGAAACTTGGTAGTGTGCCTCCGAGCCACTATACATGGCTGGAAACTTGGAACTTGTAATACAGTCACGTGTGAAACTTATCATGCCATCCATTATTAATTATTTATCCGGAACTTGTAGATGTCAACTATCATGCCATCTATGAACCATTTAACTGATGGTCTATGTATATGTCTATGGAATGGTGTATATTTTTATCTGTGTGTATGTATGGAATGGTGTATGATTCTGGAATGGTGCCGGATGTCTCGAACGAATAAATATGTTATGTCGGAACTGAACAATAGGGGCAGCTGTGGCAAACCAGTCGTCTTTGTAAAAATTATTTGTAAATGTGGCTCTAGAGCCCAACTATCtctgaaaatatatttatagagATAGCTGTTATTCCTAGCCGTCTCTACAAAATCCAATTACTAGAGCCGTCTATGTAGAGGCATCCCAGTCGCTTCTACCGCAGAAAAGCTATAGTAGTGGACTTTACCGACGCTTCAACTGAAGGTTTTAATCTTCCATCGTCTAGTTCGGTGGTATAAGTATAAATTTAAAAATAACAAGCCGTGTACATTTAGCATAGAACGACGTGATAGGCGAACAA includes:
- the LOC136460301 gene encoding uncharacterized protein; its protein translation is PREQPIREEQVAPGAGDAQVDKDLPEWEARNKIPIKIRPSYVGINDISSVHKWMAHDQFKAKNQVKEFRAPASEEGTTSKLHKRFNKYPAVDNLKWSNDCPNKYEKGKNFLPNRVIQCLPRGMRKFHDWYLRAQITDLEILEAWIPAGTFGAPGGQIAVEFKDIQACFLLGRMEMNLIRIWCLMQTDFVKKRPALKHGYIDPSPIASTNFNYPKEWKLDCKELRAGKTLKEKEDIRKKKILEESLKVAAYIALCFKNLQQHDNIWIPYHFNDHWICIGVWLSHSMAWVFDSADFSVETYKDFIAIVKTLVGIVSAAVASGMYVTFPSLHTT